From a single Collibacillus ludicampi genomic region:
- a CDS encoding aldehyde dehydrogenase family protein: MKKRLFINGEWIDAASYIPLLSPYNEQFIAEIPEASIEHVDQAIEAAYRARTTMAKMPAHQRANILERLSRLLETRADEAARMIAMEAAKPITTAKGEVARTIQTYKFAAEEAKRIHGETLPLDAAPGGENRMAYTVREPLGVIGAITPFNFPMNLVAHKVGPAIAAGNTVVLKPALQTPLSSFFLAELLQEAGLPAGALNIVTGRGSVVGERIVTDDRVKMITFTGSPAVGMGIRNKAGLKRVTLELGSNSAVIVDQGVQLDKLIPRCVTGAFSYQGQVCISLQRIYVHENVYEEFVSKFVEATQKLKIGDPLDPETEISALISPGDVKRTLSWIEEARQHGAEIATGGIAEGNIVYPTVILEADPTMKVSCQEVFAPIVLINKVRSVEEAIELVNDSRYGLQAGIYTDNVHTALEAAERLHVGGVMINDIPTFRVDHMPYGGVKESGLGREGVKYAVEEMTELKLVVFNRN, from the coding sequence ATGAAAAAACGGTTGTTTATTAATGGGGAATGGATCGATGCAGCCAGCTATATTCCCCTTTTATCTCCTTATAATGAGCAATTCATTGCAGAGATTCCGGAAGCCTCAATTGAACATGTCGATCAAGCGATTGAAGCCGCTTATCGAGCGCGAACAACCATGGCGAAAATGCCTGCTCATCAGCGAGCGAACATTCTTGAGAGATTGTCCCGCCTCTTGGAGACACGTGCGGATGAAGCTGCCCGCATGATTGCAATGGAAGCCGCAAAACCGATCACCACGGCAAAAGGGGAAGTGGCACGCACCATCCAAACGTACAAGTTTGCCGCTGAAGAAGCGAAACGGATTCATGGTGAGACCCTGCCGCTGGATGCGGCACCGGGCGGGGAAAATCGGATGGCTTACACGGTACGTGAACCGCTTGGGGTCATTGGAGCGATCACCCCGTTCAATTTTCCGATGAATTTAGTGGCTCATAAAGTAGGTCCTGCGATTGCCGCCGGAAATACGGTTGTCTTAAAACCGGCCTTGCAGACTCCATTGTCTTCATTCTTCCTGGCCGAATTATTACAGGAAGCCGGGTTGCCTGCCGGAGCTCTCAACATTGTGACAGGACGGGGGAGCGTGGTCGGTGAACGGATTGTCACGGATGATCGGGTGAAAATGATCACCTTCACAGGAAGTCCCGCTGTCGGCATGGGTATCCGCAATAAAGCAGGATTAAAACGTGTGACGTTGGAGCTTGGATCCAATTCAGCCGTAATCGTGGATCAGGGAGTCCAACTGGACAAACTGATTCCCCGCTGTGTGACAGGCGCCTTCTCCTATCAGGGACAGGTTTGCATTTCTTTGCAGCGGATCTATGTTCATGAAAATGTATACGAGGAGTTTGTCTCGAAATTTGTAGAAGCTACCCAGAAGCTGAAAATCGGCGACCCGCTTGATCCAGAGACTGAGATCTCAGCTTTAATTTCACCGGGCGATGTGAAACGTACCCTCAGCTGGATCGAAGAAGCAAGACAGCATGGGGCCGAAATTGCGACGGGTGGGATCGCGGAAGGGAATATCGTGTATCCAACGGTCATTTTGGAAGCCGATCCCACGATGAAAGTATCCTGTCAGGAAGTGTTTGCGCCGATCGTTCTGATTAACAAGGTGAGGTCCGTTGAAGAAGCCATTGAATTGGTGAATGATTCGCGGTACGGCTTACAGGCGGGGATCTATACAGACAATGTCCATACGGCTCTGGAAGCTGCCGAACGCTTACATGTGGGCGGTGTGATGATCAATGATATCCCCACCTTCCGCGTCGATCATATGCCATATGGCGGTGTGAAAGAAAGCGGATTAGGCCGTGAAGGTGTGAAATATGCGGTTGAAGAAATGACGGAATTGAAATTGGTCGTATTTAATCGGAATTAG